A genomic region of Haliaeetus albicilla chromosome 8, bHalAlb1.1, whole genome shotgun sequence contains the following coding sequences:
- the PDC gene encoding phosducin, whose translation MEENANSFEEDFEGQATHTGPKGVINDWRKFKLESEDRDSLSLSKKEILRQMSSPHRSFSKDDKDTRQRFCRKMSMQEYELIHDEQEDESCLQKYRKRCMQDMHQRLSFGPKYGYVCELQNGEQFLEAIEKERKTTTVIVHIYEDGIKGCDALNNSLTCLAAEYSTVKFCKIKASNTGAGDRFSNEVLPTLLVYKGGELLSNFISISEQFNEEFFAVDVESFLNEYGLLPERELPALGNGNGNMDEQDVE comes from the exons atggaagaaaatgccaACAGCTTCGAAGAAGATTTTGAAGGACAGGCGACACACACAG GGCCCAAAGGCGTGATCAATGACTGGAGGAAGTTTAAATTAGAAAGCGAAGATAGAGACTCCTTATCCTTgagcaagaaagaaattcttAGACAAATGTCTTCACCACACAGATCTTTCAGTAAAGATGATAAAGACACCAGACAGAGATTCTGTCGTAAG ATGAGCATGCAGGAGTACGAATTAATTCATGATGAGCAAGAAGATGAAAGTTGCCTACAAAAATACCGCAAGCGCTGCATGCAGGATATGCACCAGAGGCTGAGCTTTGGGCCAAAGTATGGTTATGTGTGTGAGCTGCAGAACGGAGAACAGTTCCTGGAAGCCATTGAGAAAGAACGTAAAACTACCACCGTCATTGTCCACATCTACGAAGATGGCATCAAGGGCTGTGATGCTCTCAACAACAGCTTGACCTGCCTGGCAGCCGAGTACAGCACTGTGAAGTTCTGCAAGATCAAGGCCTCCAACACAGGGGCTGGAGACCGCTTCTCAAACGAAGTGCTTCCCACTCTACTCGTCTATAAGGGTGGTGAGCTCCTGAGCAACTTCATTAGCATTTCTGAACAATTCAATGAGGAGTTTTTTGCTGTGGATGTGGAATCTTTCCTAAATGAGTATGGGCTGCTACCTGAAAGGGAGCTTCCAGCACTGGGAAATGGTAATGGCAACATGGATGAGCAAGATGTTGAATAA
- the ODR4 gene encoding protein odr-4 homolog — MGRTYFVEEAIGQYLSDLSTKLKPYVTGLLIGQCSPQRDYVIQAVRTPPKEEQKEDNISPSKLASIDEEWITTHASQVSRMLPGGLLVLGVFIIATPELSKDCQNALRKLIFSVEKSLTKRRLWKPAEEEVSERAALQICSATRKVVCRTYDVQDPKSSPKPADWKYQSALSASWLALNCTVNVNIHIPLLATSPNHDLEKNTKNGLNRWSKQIEDSVFLINGQIKDDDTELLEGQKKLRGNTQSSTQFSDVKVLTQLSQGSSHRSTATVQVCSGSINLKGAVKCRAYVHNNKPKVKEAIQALKRDIINTLSDRCEILFEDLIINEGPHKKSFEREYHVLPQRLFVPVAGSSVMLSDYKFGDEATGEIQERFVEMLDQCVQAEDIHIAEEINTVDICPVTDNTDDTQQQQLTKATLLLKLQQNMGVVIAAAVAVFASIFSFNYFSD; from the exons ATGGGTAGAACTTACTTTGTTGAGGAAGCTATTGGGCAGTATCTTTCAGACCTCAGCACAAAATTAAAGCCTTATGTCACTGGCCTGTTAATAGGGCAG TGTTCCCCACAAAGAGACTACGTAATTCAGGCTGTTCGAACGCCTccaaaggaagagcagaaggaagacaACATCAGTCCTTCAAAACTGGCATCCATCGATGAAGAATGGATAACTACACATGCCAGTCAG gtttctAGAATGCTTCCTGGAGGCTTATTAGTTCTAGGTGTATTTATTATTGCAACTCCAGAACTGTCAAAAGATTGTCAAAATGCTTTGCGCAAG cTAATCTTCTCAGTGGAGAAGTCCTTGACTAAAAGAAGACTCTGGAAACCTGCTGAGGAGGAGGTCTCGGAAAGAGCCGCTCTTCAAATTTGTTCTGCTACAAGAAA AGTAGTTTGCCGAACCTATGATGTACAAGATCCAAAG aGCTCACCTAAACCAGCAGATTGGAAATACCAGAGTGCTCTGTCTGCATCCTGGTTGGCTTTGAACTGTACAGTAAATGTTAATATTCACATTCCACTTCTTGCTACTTCACCGAACCATGACTTGGAGAAAAATACCAAG aatgggTTAAATCGATGGTCAAAACAGATAGAAGACAGCGTTTTTCTGATCAATGGACAAATTAAAGATGATGATACAGAACTACTGGAAGGGCAG aaaaaGTTAAGAGGAAATACTCAGTCCAGCACTCAGTTTTCTGATGTCAAGGTTCTGACACAGCTG tcccAGGGTTCAAGTCATAGATCAACAGCTACAGTCCAGGTCTGCAGTGGTTCCATAAATCTCAAAGGTGCTGTGAAATGCAGAGCCTATGTACATAACAACAAGCCAAAAGTTAAAGAAGCTATTCAG GCTTTGAAAAGAGACATAATAAACACATTGAGTGATCGCTGTGAAATACTATTTGAAGATCTCATTATAAATGAAGGACCTCACAAAAAAA gttttgaGAGGGAGTATCATGTCTTACCTCAAAGACTGTTTGTCCCTGTTGCTGGATCCAGTGTGATGCTCAGTGATTATAAGTTTGGTGATGAGGCCACTGGAGAAATTCAGGAACGTTTTGTTGAGATGTTAGATCAATGTGTGCAAGCTGAAGATATCCATATAGCAGAGGAAATTAACACAG TTGATATTTGTCCAGTTACTGACAACACGGATGACACACAACAGCAACAACTGACAAAAGCAACACTGCTGTTGAAACTTCAGCAAAATATGG GTGTGGTAATagcagctgctgttgcagtCTTTGCATCGATCTTCTCTTTCAATTACTTCAGTGATTAA